The following coding sequences lie in one Rutidosis leptorrhynchoides isolate AG116_Rl617_1_P2 chromosome 4, CSIRO_AGI_Rlap_v1, whole genome shotgun sequence genomic window:
- the LOC139842628 gene encoding uncharacterized protein, with the protein MEACFRTTRCPGKFKTTFGTSMFRGVAKRLWIDLLAIKGSYYPDKITWEEFKVEFFKNFRSKAEVERLKTKLQNTRQKSMDLITFRAHFIDRFQFSPEYVSNEMSKCRLFHSLLRDEIRKRIIISQFHSFTALFDAARYIDDELTKEGIIMQNKESYTSKRRFEQNVSPSKKIKCGEDMKSGGGEIPLCVCFNCGKPSHIAKNCGVAIPRSIICFHCNHVGHKKVECPLLSKSERKEEHRKEVIRRIEKSEGTPRGRSLSNTDSQLEVEIVSGKAMLFVGV; encoded by the exons ATGGAAGCATGTTTTAGAACAACCCGATGTCCCGGCAAGTTTAAGACCACATTTGGGACGAGTATGTTTAGAGGGGTTGCGAAGAGATTGTGGATTGACTTGTTGGCTATTAAGGGAAGTTATTATCCTGACAAAAtaacttgggaagaattcaaagttgAGTTCTTCAAGAACTTCAGATCGAAAGCTGAAGTAGAACGGTtgaaaaccaagttacaaaacacccGCCAAAAGTCTATGGATTTGATCACATTTCGAGCCCATTTCATAGACCGATTTCAATTCAGTCCTGAATATGTTAGTAATGAGATGAGCAAGTGTAGGTTGTTTCACAGTTTGTTGCGAGATGAGATTAGGAAGAGAATTATTATATCTCAGTTTCATTCTTTCACCGCGTTGTTTGATGCGGCAAGATATATAGATGACGAACTTACAAAGGAAGGAATTATCATGCAGAACAAGGAAAGTTATACTTCTAAAAGAAGGTTTGAGCAAAATGTTTCACCGAGTAAAAAGATAAAGTGTGGTGAAGATATGAAGAGTGGAGGAGGAGAAATTCCACTTTGTGTGTGTTTTAACTGTGGAAAGCCAAGTCATATAGCTAAAAATTGTGGGGTTGCAATACCAAGGTCAATAATATGTTTCCATTGCAACCATGTAGGCCATAAAAAGGTTGAGTGTCCGTTATTGTCAAAGTCTGAAAGAAAGGAGGAACATAGAAAAGAAGTGATACGAAGGATAGAAAAGTCGGAGGGTACTCCGAGAGGAAG ATCGTTGTCAAATACCGACTCTCAGTTAGAAGTTGAGATAGTGAGTGGTAAGGCTATGTTGTTCGTAGGTGTATAG